Proteins from one Desulfitobacterium chlororespirans DSM 11544 genomic window:
- a CDS encoding MerR family transcriptional regulator: MYTIKQVCEQTGMSYETLKYYCNEGLVPNVKRGPNNYRMFDDHDVKWISSLSCLKNCGMGIAEMKAYLALCLKGESSIPERKIVLEKHRKDLELKMQELQAAIDYIDWKQNFYDDVLSGKTKYYSNLINVDGEE; the protein is encoded by the coding sequence ATGTATACAATAAAGCAGGTCTGTGAACAGACCGGTATGTCATATGAAACACTGAAATATTATTGCAACGAAGGACTGGTCCCGAATGTCAAACGTGGTCCCAACAATTACAGGATGTTTGATGACCATGATGTCAAATGGATCAGCAGTCTATCGTGTCTCAAGAACTGTGGCATGGGAATTGCAGAAATGAAAGCATACCTTGCCCTCTGTTTAAAAGGCGAGTCGTCAATTCCTGAGCGAAAAATCGTATTAGAGAAGCATCGCAAAGACTTGGAGCTTAAAATGCAGGAACTGCAGGCCGCTATTGATTATATAGATTGGAAACAGAATTTTTATGACGATGTCCTTTCAGGGAAGACCAAATACTATAGTAATTTAATCAATGTTGATGGAGAGGAATAA
- a CDS encoding pyridoxamine 5'-phosphate oxidase family protein gives MQEVYEFLKQCGTYYLATQDGDQPRVRPFGTVTIFEDKLYIQTGKVKDVYKQLKASPKIEICGVLEGGKWIRVAAVAVEDDRLEAKQHLLDAYPSLQGRYKADDGNTIVFYLKDATATFSSFTEAPRVITF, from the coding sequence ATGCAGGAAGTCTATGAATTTTTGAAACAGTGCGGAACCTATTACCTGGCCACTCAAGATGGGGATCAGCCCCGGGTCCGCCCTTTCGGCACCGTCACTATTTTTGAAGACAAGCTCTATATTCAAACCGGCAAGGTCAAGGATGTGTACAAACAATTAAAGGCCAGCCCTAAAATCGAAATCTGCGGGGTGTTGGAGGGCGGCAAATGGATTCGTGTGGCAGCGGTCGCTGTTGAGGATGACCGCCTGGAAGCCAAGCAGCATCTGCTGGATGCTTACCCATCCCTGCAGGGAAGGTATAAAGCCGATGACGGTAACACTATCGTATTCTACCTGAAAGATGCCACAGCTACTTTTTCCTCTTTTACAGAGGCTCCTAGAGTGATCACGTTTTAG
- a CDS encoding phosphatase PAP2 family protein: MQTIIKNLRPLSYMLSIPILNIFYALLNNADRGTYSLVTDLDQTIPFLKGFIVPYIIWYFFIFGTLVYFCLKDKKVYYRTLLAFNLGLLVCYGTYFVFQTHVPRPELVGYDVLTKLVALIYSQDQPYNAFPSIHVLSTFLMVKGINKCQGKNYLNTSLVYANAVLIILSTLFVKQHVILDVLAAIVLGSLLFDLVYHANWEDLRLSLKKPSLIRKPALIRSHSLVRNQSLVLMVKKKSEV, translated from the coding sequence ATGCAAACTATCATTAAAAACCTCAGGCCTCTTAGTTACATGTTGTCCATTCCTATTTTGAATATTTTTTATGCTTTGCTCAATAATGCTGATCGCGGAACGTATAGCCTGGTGACAGACTTAGATCAAACCATTCCTTTTTTAAAAGGGTTTATTGTGCCTTATATCATTTGGTATTTTTTCATTTTCGGAACCCTGGTTTATTTTTGCCTCAAGGATAAAAAGGTCTACTACCGGACCTTGTTGGCTTTTAACCTTGGCTTGCTGGTGTGTTACGGGACTTATTTTGTTTTCCAAACCCATGTTCCCAGACCGGAGCTCGTTGGCTATGATGTTCTGACGAAACTGGTTGCGCTGATTTATAGTCAGGATCAGCCTTATAACGCCTTTCCAAGTATTCATGTTCTATCGACCTTTTTAATGGTTAAAGGAATCAATAAGTGCCAAGGCAAAAATTATCTGAATACGTCTCTGGTCTACGCCAATGCGGTTCTGATTATTTTATCGACTCTCTTTGTCAAACAGCATGTCATTTTAGATGTCTTGGCAGCGATAGTATTGGGCAGTCTGCTTTTCGATCTGGTTTATCATGCCAATTGGGAGGACTTACGGCTAAGTCTAAAGAAACCTTCTTTAATAAGGAAGCCCGCTTTGATAAGGAGCCACTCTTTGGTAAGGAACCAATCTTTGGTGCTGATGGTGAAAAAGAAGTCAGAAGTCTGA
- a CDS encoding winged helix-turn-helix transcriptional regulator produces the protein MEKDLYGICPYVTAQKLLTGKWTLLIMYHLSLKTMRFNELQRALPSLTQATLTKQLRMMSDNGLIIRTVYDQIPPKVEYSLSELGERFQPVLNAIQEWGTEYIDFLKGKSS, from the coding sequence ATGGAAAAAGATTTATATGGAATTTGTCCCTATGTGACGGCGCAAAAATTGCTTACAGGGAAATGGACGTTGCTGATCATGTATCATTTGAGTCTTAAGACGATGCGCTTTAATGAACTGCAAAGAGCGCTCCCCAGTCTAACCCAGGCTACCCTGACCAAACAGCTGCGGATGATGAGTGATAATGGTCTGATTATCCGCACTGTCTATGATCAAATACCGCCCAAGGTCGAGTATTCTCTCAGCGAGCTGGGAGAGCGGTTTCAGCCGGTTTTAAATGCGATTCAGGAGTGGGGAACCGAATATATCGATTTTTTGAAAGGCAAATCAAGTTAA
- a CDS encoding 4Fe-4S dicluster domain-containing protein: MGHITSKDAYKNLEERINWFTQGAPPSESLYKILQVLYTEPEAKWVALLPVRPFTAKKAAKIWQISEGKAEALLENLCQKALLVDSFYNGVRQFVMPPPMAGFIEFALMRTRGDIDQKYLSELYYQYMNVEEDFVKDLFFATETRLGRVYVQEPVLTNNNTIHILDYERASHIIEEATHIGLGTCYCRHKMHHTGQSCAINAPWDVCLTLGNVARSLAEHGQHARLIDKQEAMDVLERSYAANLVQMGENVREDPAFICNCCGCCCEALQAARKFSPMQPVATTNYLPKIAQECIGCGKCEKVCPVLAISMSTNSEGKKVAQVDHEVCLGCGICVRSCPKKVIELVRREVQVITPVNSTHRFVLQAIEKGTLQNLIFDNQAFANHRAMAAVLGVILKLPPLKQMLASKQFKSIYLDKLLSK, from the coding sequence ATGGGACATATTACAAGTAAAGATGCCTATAAGAATTTAGAAGAGAGAATCAACTGGTTTACACAAGGGGCTCCGCCCTCGGAAAGCCTGTATAAAATTTTGCAGGTTCTCTATACAGAACCTGAAGCCAAATGGGTGGCCCTCTTGCCGGTTCGTCCCTTTACGGCCAAAAAAGCAGCGAAAATCTGGCAGATCAGCGAAGGAAAAGCAGAAGCCCTTTTAGAGAATCTTTGCCAGAAGGCGCTGCTTGTGGATTCATTTTATAACGGGGTCCGTCAATTTGTCATGCCACCGCCTATGGCAGGGTTTATTGAATTTGCCTTGATGCGGACAAGAGGCGACATTGATCAGAAATACTTAAGTGAATTGTATTATCAGTATATGAATGTGGAAGAAGATTTTGTCAAGGACTTGTTTTTCGCAACGGAGACGCGTCTGGGGCGGGTGTATGTTCAAGAGCCGGTTTTGACCAATAATAACACCATTCATATTCTGGATTATGAAAGAGCCAGCCATATTATTGAGGAAGCAACACATATCGGCCTGGGAACGTGTTATTGCCGGCATAAGATGCACCATACAGGTCAATCCTGCGCCATCAATGCCCCCTGGGATGTTTGCCTGACCCTTGGCAATGTTGCCCGCTCTCTTGCCGAACATGGGCAGCATGCCAGGTTGATTGATAAGCAAGAGGCCATGGATGTCTTAGAGCGCTCTTATGCAGCCAATCTGGTGCAAATGGGCGAAAATGTCCGCGAGGACCCGGCCTTTATCTGCAATTGCTGCGGGTGCTGTTGTGAAGCCTTGCAGGCAGCAAGAAAATTCAGCCCCATGCAGCCGGTGGCTACGACAAATTATCTGCCGAAGATTGCCCAGGAATGCATAGGCTGTGGCAAATGTGAAAAGGTATGCCCGGTCTTGGCAATTTCCATGTCAACCAACTCAGAGGGTAAGAAGGTAGCTCAGGTAGATCATGAGGTCTGTCTTGGGTGTGGGATATGTGTGCGAAGCTGCCCCAAAAAGGTCATTGAATTAGTGCGCAGAGAGGTTCAGGTCATTACGCCGGTGAACAGTACCCATCGCTTTGTCCTGCAAGCCATCGAAAAAGGAACCCTCCAAAATCTGATCTTTGATAACCAGGCATTTGCCAATCATCGGGCGATGGCGGCAGTACTTGGCGTTATTCTTAAATTACCGCCTTTAAAGCAGATGCTGGCCAGTAAACAGTTTAAATCCATCTATTTGGATAAATTACTGTCAAAATAA
- a CDS encoding GNAT family N-acetyltransferase: MNTNLFHSLAGKDICFKVLSINDTQEIHNYAGDEEVARFIGWNLMHTLAETREHIATMIKREEAGTHLYASIVLKSTQAVIGTAMMFNFNAKANHAEIGYVLHKEYWGKGYGTESLVLMTDFALTTHKLHKLQAGVVDANIGSARILEKNGYELEGRLKDHYFIDGEYYDALLFGKILKDL; the protein is encoded by the coding sequence ATGAACACCAATTTATTTCATTCATTGGCAGGTAAAGATATCTGCTTTAAAGTACTGAGCATAAATGACACTCAGGAGATACATAATTATGCGGGAGATGAGGAGGTTGCGCGTTTTATCGGCTGGAATTTAATGCATACCTTGGCTGAAACCCGTGAGCACATTGCAACCATGATCAAACGGGAGGAGGCAGGCACTCATCTCTATGCCTCCATTGTCCTAAAATCAACCCAGGCAGTGATTGGGACGGCGATGATGTTTAACTTTAACGCCAAAGCGAACCATGCTGAAATAGGTTATGTCCTGCATAAAGAATATTGGGGCAAAGGTTATGGCACTGAGAGCCTTGTCCTCATGACTGATTTTGCCTTGACAACACATAAGCTTCACAAACTCCAGGCCGGTGTAGTGGATGCCAATATTGGTTCTGCCCGGATCCTGGAAAAGAACGGATATGAGCTGGAGGGACGACTAAAAGACCACTATTTTATTGATGGTGAATACTATGATGCTTTGCTTTTCGGGAAGATTTTAAAGGACTTATAA